Genomic segment of Umezawaea sp. Da 62-37:
GGACGACACCACCCGCGCCCGAGTCCAGCGCTGGCGCACCCTCGCCGAAGGCGACCGCACCGTGCTGGCCCGCTACGTCACCTCGGTCATGCTCGGCAGCGCCTACCTCGCCCGCATGAGCCACGAACAGCGCGAGGGCTTCATCGAACTCGTCGCCCTCACCACCCCCGCCGGCCTGCTCGAACAGGTCGACCTCGTCCTGACCACCGACATCACCGACGACCTCCCGAAGGTCGCGGTCCCCACCCTCGTCATCGGCACCAAGCAGGACCAGCTCATCGCCCCGACCCTGACCAGGGCCCTGGCCGACGGCATCCCCGGCGCCAAATGGGCAGAACTGAACTCCGGCCACGCCCCAGCGCTGGAAAGCGCAGGCGCCTGGGCCCGCCTCATCGAGGACTTCGTCAACACCCGCTGACCAGCAACTTCCCCGACGCCAGCGAGGACGCCTGATCCGACGCGCAGCGAGAATGCCTGGTCCAATGCGCAGCGAGGATGCCTTGTCCGACGCGCAGCGAGGATGCCCTGTCGGGCGCAGCCGATGTCCTGTCGGGCGCAGCCGATGTCCTGTCGGGCGCAGCCGATGTCCTGTCGGGCGCAGCCCGATGCTGGCGAAGCCAGATCCACCCCCTGCCCCCGATCCACAGCGCCCTCCTGCTTGATCTTGTTTGTCAAGACATCTTTCCCGTCTTGACAAACAAGATCAAGCATTGAGACAATTGCGCGCACGGGGGCCGGGCTTCGCTCTCGAGCACCCAACCCAAGCCTCAACCCAAGCCACAACCCGAGCACCCAAGCAGGAAGCCGGCGTCCGACCGGTCATGATCGGTCGGACGCCGGCGGCAGGGGATTCCCTCCCCACTCAGGAGGAGGTCTACGGGCGGCGTCCAGGCGCAAAAACGACCCCACCAGGCCGTCCGCGCGGATCCCGAGTTTCAACGCCGCGAACAAGACTCGTCTCTACGGATCCACCACAGGTTTTCCCCGGCGCACTAGTCTCTCGGTTGTGCGTGTACTGGCCGTCGAGGACGACGCTGAACTGGGCCATGAGGTTGTGTCGGGTCTTCGGCAGGCCGGATTCGCCGTCGACTGGGTCACCGACCTCTCGTCGGCGGAGGAGAGCCTCACCGCCAACACCTACGACTGCGTGCTGCTCGACCGCGGTCTCCCCGACGGCGACGGGCTCGATCTGCTCAGCCGCTGGCGGGCGCGCAGGTCCCGCGTCCCGGTGCTGATGCTCACCGCCATGGACGGCATCGCCGAGCGCGTCGCGGGCTTCGACAACGGCGCCGACGATTACCTCGGCAAGCCCTTCGCCATGGCCGAGCTGGTCGCCAGGGTCGGCGCCCTCTGCCGCCGCGCCGAGCAGCCGAGGCCGTCGCTGATCAAGATCGCCGACCTCGAGGTCGACGCCGCGCGCCGCAGGGTGACCCGCGCCGGGGTGATGCTGAGCCTCACCGCGAAGGAGTTGGCCGTGCTGGAGCTGCTCTGCGCCCGTCGCGGCCAGGTAGTCTCGCGATCCGAACTCATCGAGCACTGCTGGGACGCGATGGCCGAACCGATGTCGAACGTGGTGGACGCCGTCGTCGTCCAGTTGCGCCGCAAGCTGGGGCCCCCGCCGTTGATCGCCACGTCGCGAGGGGTCGGTTTCGTGATTGACGAGATCGGGTGACCACGGCCTGGCGGAGCACCACGGCGAAGCGCTTGCGCCGGGTGCGCTGGGTGATGACGGTCCTGTTCACCGCCACCACCGCGATCTGCATCGGCACCCTCGCCACGATCGCCCTGGTCAACGACGAGCGTTCCCGCGCGCAGGCCCTCGACATCGAGCTGGACCGCCAGGTGGCCGGTCTGTCGCGGGTCGTCTACTACGACGGCGACGGCAACCTGCACCTGGAACCCCTCGACGTGGACGCCCTGGTCAGCCGCACCACGCTGCTGCACGTCTGGGTGCGCGACGACGGCGCGTGGGTGTCGCGCTACGCCCGCGAGGTCGACAACGCGAAGTCCGAGGAGAAGAGCGAGCTGGCGCTGGTCGAGCAGGTCCGCGACCTCCAGTACACGGTCCTCGGCGACGGCGTGATGCCCGGCGGGGCCGCTCTGCGGCTGGCCGCCGCGCCGGTCTGGAACACCACGAACCAGGTCGCCGCGTACGTCGTCGTGGCGGGTGACCCGGCGCCCGGCGTCGCCGAGCACCGCGAGTACGTGATGTGGACGTTCTGGGGCTGCCTCGCGATGCTGGTCCTCGCCGCGGGCGCGGGCCACATGCTGTCCTACATCGGCACCCGGCCCGCCGTGCGCGCACTGGAGCAGGAGGAGCGGTTCCTGGCCGAGGCCGCGCACGAGCTGCGCACCCCGCTGGCGACGCTGCGGCTGATCGCCGAGGCGGGCGCGAACGACCCGGCGCGGGCGAGCGCGTCGGCGGTCCAGGTCGTGGGCCTGGTCGACCGGATGGCGCAGCTGGTCACCGGACTGCTGGCGCGGGCCCGCGTGCGCAACGGCACCCGGCAGATGGAGTGGTTGCCGCTGCGGCTCGACCAGCTCGTGGAGGAGGTCGTCGGCGAACAGCTCGACGACGGCCGCACGGTCGACGTCGACCTGCACCCCACCATCGTGGAGGGCGACCCGGTGCTGCTGTCGCAGGCGCTGCGGAACCTGGTCGACAACGCGGTGAAGCACGGCGCCCAGGAGGACGGCCGGGTCCGGGTCGAGGTCCGGGTCTCCGGCGGCACGGTCACGGTGTCCGACCGCGGCCCCGGCATCGACCTCGCCGACCGGGACCGGGTGTTCGACCAGTGGGTCACCGGCAGCACCACCGGGACCGGCATCGGGCTGGCCATCGTGCGCTGGGTGGCGGACCTGCACCGCGGCTCGGCGAAGGTGGTGGACTCGCCGCTCGGCGGCACGACGATCGAGCTGGCGCTGCCCGAAGTCGTGGCTTGATCACTCGCTCACGGTTTTCTCATCGCCGCCCTGCCAAGGTTGTCACCCGAGCGAGCATCAGCATGTGCACGGGGAGTCGACCGATGGCAGACACACTCACCCGGTCCACTGTGGACAACGGGTTCCGGTCGGTGCGGTCGGCCTACCTGGCCGCCTGCCGCGGCACCGAACGCGGCCAGGCGGTGGAGAAGGCCGTTTCCTGCGAGGCGTACGCGGACCTGTGGCACGCGGTGTCCATCCTGCTCTACGCCGACGAACCGGGTTTCGCGCTGGAACTCTGCCTGCGGGTGGAGGAGCGCACCCGGCAGCACGCGGTGCTCGGCCTGCTGCGCGCCCGGATCGCGCACGCCAAGGGCCAGCCGCTGGTGGCCCGAGACCTGGCGCGGTCCGTTCTGGACGAGCGCGCGCTCTCGTTGCGCACCAGGCACCTCGCGCTGGCCGAACTGGTCGCCGCGGAGGTGGGCCTGGAGCAGTACGACTCGGCCGCCGCCCTGCTGCGCGAGCACGGGTTCGACGGCGAGGTGCCCGAGGGTCCGGAGGCGCCGTACCTGCTGGCCGCCCGCGGCGCGCTGCACGTGGCCGCCGGGCGCCGCCGACCCGGTGTCGAGGACTACCTGGAGTGCGGACGGCGGCTGGTCGACGCGGGCGTCCGCAACCCCGCGGTCATCCCGTGGCGGTCGCGCGCGGCGCTGGCCGCGCTGGGCGACCGGCGGCGCGAGCTGGCGAAGGTGCTGGCCGAGCAGGAGCTGATCGAGGCCCGCGGCTGGGGCACCTCCCGCGCGGTCGGGGTCGCGCTGCACGCGGTCGCCTCCACCCGCGACGGCGAGGAGGCCGTCGAGCTGCTGGGGGAGTCGGTCGACCTGCTGTCGCTGTCCACCGCCGGCGCGGAGCTGCTGCGCGCACGGGAGGACCTGGCCCAGATCGTGCGGGCCGGGCACGACCTGACCCGCCAGGAGGCGAAGATCGCCTGGCTGGCCCGGTCCGGGTACAGCAACAAGCAGATCTCCGAACGGCTGTTCCTCACCCGCCGCACGATCGAGTTCCACCTGTCGGGGGTCTACCGGAAGCTGGGCCTCTCGGGCAGGCACGAACTGCGCGTAGCGCTGCCGGACCAGTTCGGTGACCAGTCGGCGTGACCGCGCCCTATTCGGCGATCCCTGAGGCAGACTGATCGCCATGTACGACTTCGACGTGCTGGTCCTCGGTTCCGGTCCCGGCGGGCAGAAGGCGGCCATCGCCGCCGCCAAACTCGGCAAGAAGGCGGCGGTGGTCGAGCGCCGCGACATGATCGGCGGGGTGTGCATCAACACCGGCACCATCCCGTCCAAGACGCTCCGCGAGGCGGTGCTGTACCTCACCGGCCTCAACCAGCGGGAGATGTACGGCCAGAGCTACCGCGTGAAGCACGACATCACCATCGCGGACCTGTCGGCGCGCACCCAGCACGTCGTGGGGCGCGAGATCGACGTCATCCGCAACCAGCTGTCCCGCAACCGGATCGCTCTGCTGCCGGGACTCGGCAGGTTCCTCGACGACCACACCGTCGAGGTCGTCGACGGCACCGAGCAGCTGCACAAGGTGACCGCGGACAAGATCGTCATCGCCACCGGCACGCGACCGTCGCGACCGGACACGGTGGACTTCGACGACAAGACGATCATCGACTCGGACGGCATCCAGCACCTGGAGCACATCCCGCAGTCGATGATCGTGGTCGGCGCCGGTGTCATCGGCATCGAGTACGCCTCGATGTTCGCCGCGCTGGGCACCAAGGTCACCGTCGTCGAGCGGCGCGACCGGATGCTGGAGTTCTGCGACCTGGAAGTGGTCGAGGCGCTCAAGTACCAGCTGCGCGACCTGTCCGTCACGTTCCGGTTCGGCGAGACCGTGTCCGCGGTCGAGCGGTACGCCCGCGGCGCCATCGCGGTGCTGGCCAGCGGGAAGAAGATCCCGGCCGAGACGGTGATGTACTCGGCGGGGCGGCAGGGCATGACCGAGGGGCTCGACCTGGAGAAGGCGGGCATCGCGGCGGACAACCGAGGCCGGATCGCGGTCGACGAGCACTTCCGCACCCCCGTGTCGAACATCTACGCGGTCGGCGACGTCATCGGGTTCCCCGCGCTGGCGGCCACGTCCATGGAGCAGGGGCGCCTCGCGGCCTACCACGCGTGCGGCGAGCCGGTCCGGGCCATGAGCGAGAACCAGCCGATCGGCATCTACACGATCCCGGAGATCAGCTACATCGGCCGCACCGAGGACGAGCTGACCGCCGCGTCGATCCCGTTCGAGGTCGGCATCTCCCGCTACCGCGAACTCGCCAGGGGCCAGATCATCGGCGACTCCTACGGCATGTTGAAGCTGCTGGTGTCCGCTGAGGACCGTTCGCTGCTCGGCGTGCACGTGTTCGGCACCGGCGCGACCGAACTGGTCCACATCGGTCAGGCGGTCATGGGCTGCGGCGGCACCGTCGACTACCTCGTGGACGCCGTCTTCAACTACCCGACGCTGGCCGAGTCCTACAAGGTCGCCGCGCTCGACGCGATGAACAAGATCAGGCAGATCACCTGGCTCGCCGAGTAGCGGCGGTCGGGAAACGGGCACGGGTCCGCGGCAGAACGGGCACCCCGGAGGTCCGGCGCGGTCGTCGGAGACGCGATCGCGCTGGGCCGTTCGGAGTAATTCGAGCGGCGTTCCGCGCCTGAAGACCCTGGTCTTCGGGAAATAGGGGTACCCCTTCGGGGAACGGGTGTGAAAATAGGGGGAATGCAAGCCGGTCAGGGGTTGTTGGCACTTGCGGAACGTCCGTGACTCGCTGGGAGGTTTGTGGTGGCGCTGGATCCGGAAAACCTGTACGAGGTGGACTCCGACGTACCGGACTTGACCGGAGCCGTCCTGCTGCACCACTTCGACGGTTTCATGGACGCCGGTGCGGCCGGGAAGCTCCTCGTCGAGCACATCCTCAGCAGCTACGAGCACCGCGTGGTCGCGCGCTTCGACATCGACCAGCTGATCGACTACCGCTCGCGCAGGCCCGCCATGATCTTCGCGACGGACCACTTCGAGCCGCAGCCCGCGCCCGAACTGCTCGTGCACCTCGTGCACGACGCCGCCGGGTTCCCGTTCCTGCTGCTCAGCGGCCCCGAGCCGGACTTCCGCTGGGAGGGCTTCGTCGCGGCCGTGCTGGAACTGGTGGAGCGCTGGGGCGTCGGCTCGGCGATCGGCTTCCACGGCATCCCGATGCGCCTGCCGCACACCCGCCCGCTCGGCGTCACCGCCCACGCGACCCGCAGCGAGCTGATCACCGGCCACCAGCCGTTCTTCAGCCGCGTCGAGGTTCCCGGCAACGTCGCCGCGATGCTCGAGGTGCGCCTCGGCGAGCACGGCCACGACGCCATCGGCTTCGCCGCCCACGTGCCGCACTACCTCGCCCAGTCCACGCACCCGGCCGCCGCGCTGGTGCTGCTGGACACCATCACCCGGACCACCGGCCTCGCGCTGCCGTCCGACGTGCTGCGCGAGACCGCCCGCAGGGCGGGCGCTGAGCTCCAGCGCCAGGTCGACGAGTCCGAGGAGGTGTCCGAGGTCGTCGCCGCTCTGGAGCGGCAGTACGACGCGTTCACCGGCTCGGAGCGCGGCGAGCAGAGCCTGCTGCTGGAGGAAGAGGAGATCCCCAGCGCCGACGAGCTCGGCGCGGAGTTCGAGAAGTTCCTCGCGGAGCAGCCGCCCAAGTAGCTTTTCCCCCCGATGGGGCCCACCCGATGTTCCGGGTGGGCCCCATCGGCGTTCTCAGACCATGTCGATCCGGATGTACCGGACCGGGTAGCCGACCTTGGCGAACGTCGCCGCCATCGGCAGGTTCCCGCAGTCCGTGCCCGCCACGATCTGCTCCGCGCCGTGCCCGATCAGCAGGTGGGTGGCTTCGACGAGGAGGTCGTAGGAGTAGTCGTGGCCGCGCTGCTCCGGCACCACGCCGATGTAGCCGACGACCGGTGAGGTGTGGTGGTGGCAGGGGGCGGTGATACCCACCAGGTCGCCGTCCCCCGTGTAGGCGAGCCGCCACCAGTCCCGTGGACTCGGCATCCAGAGGAGGCAGTCCAGGTCCTCCTGGGCCGCGGCGTCCAGGCCGGATTCGGCGACCGTCTTCCGCACGTGGGCGTCGAGGCTGTCGACGTGGATGCGGCGGAAGACGTCCAGGATCTTGGCGTCGTCGGGTTCCGGGTGGAACTCGAGCCTGCCGGGGCGGTCGGGGACGCCGTTGTCCGGGGTCCAGCGGTAGGTGAAGCGTTCCACCAGGAACGTGAGTCCCGCCGCGGTGGCCGCCGCCATCCTGCTTTCGGCGGCTTCTCTCGTCGCCGGGTCGTCCCTCCAGTCCGACGGCAGCCTGAGGTTGTACTCGGCGTGCAGCGGGGCGGTCTTCAACAGCGCCACGGCGGCGTCGAAGTCGGTGAAGTCGAACCAGTCCAGGACCAGCGGGGCCGGATCGTCCGGGCCCGCCCACCAGGCGGCGCGGGCCACGACGACGTCGTCGCGCAAGGCGATCCACGTCCACTCCGGGCGGTAGTCGCCGCGGGCGTAGGCGTCACCGAACGCCGCGAAGCCCACCGAACCGGGGTCGGGCAAGTATTCGAAGAAGTGTGCCTCGCCCGCTTCGAGCGGGCGGATGACCAGATCGGTCACGGGTGTTCCTTCCGAAGGCGTGGTGCGCTCCCGGACCGGAACCCGACGCCCTGTGAGCGAGGAGGGAGCGCATGATCGTCGAGGTGATCATCTGGGGCTACCTCCTTGGTCTGGGCAGGGCGTGGGGGTGAACGTAGTGAGAGGTGGGGGTGGGGGGCAATGGGTTTTGCGGGGTTGGGTTGTCGGGGAGGAGTGGCGGCTTGGAGGTTGTGCGGTGTGGGCCATCCCGTGAAGTCTCGCCGCCGTGCGTTGGGGGTCACCCCGCGAAGCCCGGCCGCCGTGCGTTGGGGGTCACCCCGCGAAGCCCGGCCCCCGTGCGCGCAATTGTCTCAATGTTCGATCTTGGTTTGTCAAGGCGGGAAAGATGTCTTGACAAACCAAGATCGAACAGGAGGGCGCTGTGCATCGGGGGCAGGGGTAGTTCTGGCTTCGCTTGAGGGCGTTGGGCTGCGCCGGTAGGCGGTTGGTGTGTTCTAGGCGCGCATTACGGTGGCGATGGGGATGCGGGCTGCTCGGATTGCTGGGATCAGGCCGCCTAGGATGCCTGCGATCAGGCCTGCGATGACTCCGGCGACTCCGGCCTGCCAGGGGAAGTCGACGTTCTGGAGGAAGGGTTCGCGGGAGCCTAGTAGGGAGCTGACGGCTTTGAGGCCCACGATGCCGAAGCCGATGGCGGCCGCGGCGGTGAGCAGGCCTGTTAGCAGGGTTTCCGCGAGCACGATTCCGGCCAGCAGCAGCCGTGGTGTGCCCACGGCGCGGCGCAGGGCGAATTCCTCGATGCGTTCGCCGACTGTCGCGAGGCCGACGTTGAGGATGCCCGCGACGCCGATGAGCAGCACCATCGCGGCCATGCCGAGGAAGATCCAGCGCATGAGCGCCAGTTGGGACTGCATCTCCTCGAGGGAGTTGATGGTTTCGACGTGGATCTCGTCGCCGTTCGCGCCCGCCGCGACCAGGCGGGTGCGGAGGGTCTGCTGGAGGTCGGTGGCGGTGGGGGCCAGCATCAGTTCCATGCTGCCGTAGCGCTGGTCGCTCAGGCTGTCGACGGGCATCCAGTTGAGGAGTTCGTCGGAGCGGACGTAGGCCGCGGGGCCCCAGCCACCGTCGTCGACGACACCGATGATGCGCGGAGTGGCGTTGGCGACGGCGCCGGAGACGCGCATCTCGGCGGGGATCTCGTGGTTGGCGAAGCCCTCCGCGGCGTACTTGTTGAGGACGATGCGCGGGGACAGCGAGGGGGCCGAGGAGAAGTCGAGCCATTCGCCGGACTGGAGGCGGAAGGGGCGGAACTGGCGGATGTCGCCGGTCAGCGAGTTCATGGCCAGTTCGATCGCCTGGCCCTGCGGGGCGCCCGCGTCCTCGTCGGTGACGGGCTTGCAGCCGTTGGCGTCGCAGGTGACCCGCATGGCGGGGCCGTAGCCGCCGCCTTGGTCCAGGCGGCCGCCGCCCTCGTTGAGGGGCTTCACCCCCGGCTCGCCGATGACGGCTTTGCCGCGGGTGACGCCGACGGCGTCCGTGCGGCCGCTGATGACGTCCATGGCCACCGGCACGGACCGCGGGTCGCTCGGCAGGTACATCTGGACCGTGCCGTCCTTGCCCTGGGTGATCTCGACGTCGGACAGCATGGCGCGCTGCGCGATCACCGAACCCGCCTGGACGGTGACCACGGCCAGCACGCCGAGGAACAGGCTGAGCATGGACAGGAACGTGCGCATCTTGCGGGCCCGGATGCCCTGGCCGCCGATGATCAGGGACGAGCGGAACCGCCCGGACAGGCGCATCACACGACCACCCGCTGCGGTGCGCCGTCGAACACGCCGTTGGTCAACTGGAGCACCCGGCCCATCTTGGAGGCGTGGTCGTGGTCGTGCGTCACCAGGATCAGGCCGCAGCCGCGGTCGGTGGCCGAGCGCAGCGCCTCGACGACGAGGTTGCCCGTCTCGGTGTCGAGCGCGCCGGTCGGCTCGTCGGCGAGCAGGATCCTGGGCTCGCGCACCAGGGCGCGGGCGATGGCGACGCGCTGCTGCTCGCCGCCGGACAACCGCTGCGGCTTGTGCTTGGCGAGGTGGGCGATGCCCACTCGTTCCAACGCGTCCATGGCCTTCGCCCTGCGCTTGCGGCGCGGCAGCCAGCCCTGGCCGTTGACCAGCGCCATCGACACGTTCTGCACCGCGCTCAGGTGCTTGAGCAGGAAGAAGCGCTGGAACACGAACCCGAACTCCTCGCTGCGCAGCGCCGCGGCCCTGCGCTCGGGGATGCGGGTGATGTCGTTGTCCCCCAACAGGTACTGCCCGCCGTCGGCGCGGTCGAACAGGCCGATCAGGCTGAGCAGCGTGCTCTTGCCGGAGCCGGAACGGCCGAGGATGGCGATGCTCTCGCCGCTGTGCAGGGTCAGGTCGACGCCCGCGAGGATCGTGCGGGGCTCGTCCTGGCCCTTCAACGTCTTGGTGAGCCCGGTGATCCGGATGAGCGGCGTCATCAAGACCCCGCTTTGACGCCGGGCTGCTGCTGGTCCTGTTGCTGCTGCTCGGCGGTGGGCAGGTTCGGGCCGGGCATGCTCAGCGTCTCGTCGCCGGTGAGACCGGACTTGATCTCGACGACCTTGCCGTCGGTGAGCCCCAGTTCGACGTCCGCGATCACCTTGCTCCCGTCGGACTTCACGATCTCGACCTTGCCCTTGCCCTGCCCGCCCGCGACGGCCTCGACCGGCACGACGAGCGCGTTGGCCGAGGTCTGCGTGACGACCTCCAGCGTGGCCGAGGCGCCGTTGATGAGCTTCACGTCGCCGGGCGCGGTGCAGACGAGGCGCAGCCCGGTGGGCTCGGACCCGGTGCCACCGCTGGTGTCCTGCTGTTGCTGCTGTTGCTGCTGCTGACCGGTGGGGGAGGACCCCGTGCCGTCCTCCGCGTCCTTGTCGGCGTCCTTGTCGGTGTTCGCGGGCGGCGGGGCGGGCACGGTGCCCGCGGGCAGCGCGGCGATCGTGCCGAGCAGCGTGCACGGGAACGGGCCGGGGCCGTTCTTGATCTGCCCCTGCACCGACGCCGAACCGTCCGCGATCTTGTACGCCTGCGCGCTGTCGATGTCCGCGGCGATGCCGTAGCCCGCCAGCTTCGCCGACGCGACGGGCATCCCCGCCGTCACGGTGGACTTGTCGTCCACCAGCCGACCGGTGAACGTCGCGCCCGCGGGCACCTCGAACCAGGTGGGTCCGCCGTCGGTCCAGACCGACCCGACCCTGGTCGCGACCGTCGGCGTGCTGGTGGGTACCGCCACGTCCATGAACCGGACCTGGCCGCCGATCGGCGCGACGAGGCCGAACACCGGGTTCATCGTCACCTTGCCGTTCAGGCTCACCTTGTTGGTCAGGTCCTGGCGGGTGGGCTTGGCCGTGGTGAGCGCGGTGCCCCGCGGCACGAGGTCCGGGTTCGTCGGCTCCGGCCCTGAGGAACCGCACGCGGTCGCGGTCGCGACCACGACGGCGATTCCGCCGAGGCGGACGAGGACTTGCTTCAACACCGGTGTTCCCCCAACTGACGAGTTCCGGCCTGATCCGGCCTAAACACAAGACGCCCATCAGAC
This window contains:
- a CDS encoding alpha/beta hydrolase codes for the protein MTQVDMSTARLAATVRGSGPAVVLAHGAGGTVQANFGPLLAPLSRSFTVIGADLPGSGATRRDTSPLDLDDLADRLVATAVQEGAERFTVVGYSLGCATAVRAATRHPDRVTGLVLTSGFAALDDTTRARVQRWRTLAEGDRTVLARYVTSVMLGSAYLARMSHEQREGFIELVALTTPAGLLEQVDLVLTTDITDDLPKVAVPTLVIGTKQDQLIAPTLTRALADGIPGAKWAELNSGHAPALESAGAWARLIEDFVNTR
- a CDS encoding response regulator transcription factor, with amino-acid sequence MRVLAVEDDAELGHEVVSGLRQAGFAVDWVTDLSSAEESLTANTYDCVLLDRGLPDGDGLDLLSRWRARRSRVPVLMLTAMDGIAERVAGFDNGADDYLGKPFAMAELVARVGALCRRAEQPRPSLIKIADLEVDAARRRVTRAGVMLSLTAKELAVLELLCARRGQVVSRSELIEHCWDAMAEPMSNVVDAVVVQLRRKLGPPPLIATSRGVGFVIDEIG
- a CDS encoding HAMP domain-containing sensor histidine kinase; protein product: MTTAWRSTTAKRLRRVRWVMTVLFTATTAICIGTLATIALVNDERSRAQALDIELDRQVAGLSRVVYYDGDGNLHLEPLDVDALVSRTTLLHVWVRDDGAWVSRYAREVDNAKSEEKSELALVEQVRDLQYTVLGDGVMPGGAALRLAAAPVWNTTNQVAAYVVVAGDPAPGVAEHREYVMWTFWGCLAMLVLAAGAGHMLSYIGTRPAVRALEQEERFLAEAAHELRTPLATLRLIAEAGANDPARASASAVQVVGLVDRMAQLVTGLLARARVRNGTRQMEWLPLRLDQLVEEVVGEQLDDGRTVDVDLHPTIVEGDPVLLSQALRNLVDNAVKHGAQEDGRVRVEVRVSGGTVTVSDRGPGIDLADRDRVFDQWVTGSTTGTGIGLAIVRWVADLHRGSAKVVDSPLGGTTIELALPEVVA
- a CDS encoding LuxR C-terminal-related transcriptional regulator codes for the protein MADTLTRSTVDNGFRSVRSAYLAACRGTERGQAVEKAVSCEAYADLWHAVSILLYADEPGFALELCLRVEERTRQHAVLGLLRARIAHAKGQPLVARDLARSVLDERALSLRTRHLALAELVAAEVGLEQYDSAAALLREHGFDGEVPEGPEAPYLLAARGALHVAAGRRRPGVEDYLECGRRLVDAGVRNPAVIPWRSRAALAALGDRRRELAKVLAEQELIEARGWGTSRAVGVALHAVASTRDGEEAVELLGESVDLLSLSTAGAELLRAREDLAQIVRAGHDLTRQEAKIAWLARSGYSNKQISERLFLTRRTIEFHLSGVYRKLGLSGRHELRVALPDQFGDQSA
- the sthA gene encoding Si-specific NAD(P)(+) transhydrogenase, translating into MYDFDVLVLGSGPGGQKAAIAAAKLGKKAAVVERRDMIGGVCINTGTIPSKTLREAVLYLTGLNQREMYGQSYRVKHDITIADLSARTQHVVGREIDVIRNQLSRNRIALLPGLGRFLDDHTVEVVDGTEQLHKVTADKIVIATGTRPSRPDTVDFDDKTIIDSDGIQHLEHIPQSMIVVGAGVIGIEYASMFAALGTKVTVVERRDRMLEFCDLEVVEALKYQLRDLSVTFRFGETVSAVERYARGAIAVLASGKKIPAETVMYSAGRQGMTEGLDLEKAGIAADNRGRIAVDEHFRTPVSNIYAVGDVIGFPALAATSMEQGRLAAYHACGEPVRAMSENQPIGIYTIPEISYIGRTEDELTAASIPFEVGISRYRELARGQIIGDSYGMLKLLVSAEDRSLLGVHVFGTGATELVHIGQAVMGCGGTVDYLVDAVFNYPTLAESYKVAALDAMNKIRQITWLAE
- a CDS encoding PAC2 family protein, which gives rise to MALDPENLYEVDSDVPDLTGAVLLHHFDGFMDAGAAGKLLVEHILSSYEHRVVARFDIDQLIDYRSRRPAMIFATDHFEPQPAPELLVHLVHDAAGFPFLLLSGPEPDFRWEGFVAAVLELVERWGVGSAIGFHGIPMRLPHTRPLGVTAHATRSELITGHQPFFSRVEVPGNVAAMLEVRLGEHGHDAIGFAAHVPHYLAQSTHPAAALVLLDTITRTTGLALPSDVLRETARRAGAELQRQVDESEEVSEVVAALERQYDAFTGSERGEQSLLLEEEEIPSADELGAEFEKFLAEQPPK
- a CDS encoding GNAT family N-acetyltransferase, coding for MTDLVIRPLEAGEAHFFEYLPDPGSVGFAAFGDAYARGDYRPEWTWIALRDDVVVARAAWWAGPDDPAPLVLDWFDFTDFDAAVALLKTAPLHAEYNLRLPSDWRDDPATREAAESRMAAATAAGLTFLVERFTYRWTPDNGVPDRPGRLEFHPEPDDAKILDVFRRIHVDSLDAHVRKTVAESGLDAAAQEDLDCLLWMPSPRDWWRLAYTGDGDLVGITAPCHHHTSPVVGYIGVVPEQRGHDYSYDLLVEATHLLIGHGAEQIVAGTDCGNLPMAATFAKVGYPVRYIRIDMV
- a CDS encoding ABC transporter permease — its product is MRLSGRFRSSLIIGGQGIRARKMRTFLSMLSLFLGVLAVVTVQAGSVIAQRAMLSDVEITQGKDGTVQMYLPSDPRSVPVAMDVISGRTDAVGVTRGKAVIGEPGVKPLNEGGGRLDQGGGYGPAMRVTCDANGCKPVTDEDAGAPQGQAIELAMNSLTGDIRQFRPFRLQSGEWLDFSSAPSLSPRIVLNKYAAEGFANHEIPAEMRVSGAVANATPRIIGVVDDGGWGPAAYVRSDELLNWMPVDSLSDQRYGSMELMLAPTATDLQQTLRTRLVAAGANGDEIHVETINSLEEMQSQLALMRWIFLGMAAMVLLIGVAGILNVGLATVGERIEEFALRRAVGTPRLLLAGIVLAETLLTGLLTAAAAIGFGIVGLKAVSSLLGSREPFLQNVDFPWQAGVAGVIAGLIAGILGGLIPAIRAARIPIATVMRA
- a CDS encoding ABC transporter ATP-binding protein; protein product: MTPLIRITGLTKTLKGQDEPRTILAGVDLTLHSGESIAILGRSGSGKSTLLSLIGLFDRADGGQYLLGDNDITRIPERRAAALRSEEFGFVFQRFFLLKHLSAVQNVSMALVNGQGWLPRRKRRAKAMDALERVGIAHLAKHKPQRLSGGEQQRVAIARALVREPRILLADEPTGALDTETGNLVVEALRSATDRGCGLILVTHDHDHASKMGRVLQLTNGVFDGAPQRVVV
- a CDS encoding efflux RND transporter periplasmic adaptor subunit; the encoded protein is MLKQVLVRLGGIAVVVATATACGSSGPEPTNPDLVPRGTALTTAKPTRQDLTNKVSLNGKVTMNPVFGLVAPIGGQVRFMDVAVPTSTPTVATRVGSVWTDGGPTWFEVPAGATFTGRLVDDKSTVTAGMPVASAKLAGYGIAADIDSAQAYKIADGSASVQGQIKNGPGPFPCTLLGTIAALPAGTVPAPPPANTDKDADKDAEDGTGSSPTGQQQQQQQQQDTSGGTGSEPTGLRLVCTAPGDVKLINGASATLEVVTQTSANALVVPVEAVAGGQGKGKVEIVKSDGSKVIADVELGLTDGKVVEIKSGLTGDETLSMPGPNLPTAEQQQQDQQQPGVKAGS